From Longimicrobiaceae bacterium, the proteins below share one genomic window:
- a CDS encoding electron transfer flavoprotein subunit alpha/FixB family protein, with product MPRILAFAEAREGTIRPVAREAVAAARALAAAGDEVEAVVLGGAGVGGEAAGLGSVGASRVHVGESDALKAYSPEAYTTVLAGLVRSGDYRAVVFPGSAMGKDLAPRLAARLGAGYASDCTGLELEGEEVVATRPRYAGKVFARERITGSPAVVTVRGNAFAVEEGSGSAEVVPLDLSLREADFGAIVCEVRSGAAAKLDVAEAPIVVSGGRGLRDPANFKLLEELAEVLGNAAVGASRAVVDAGWRPHSDQVGQTGKTVAPQLYFAIGISGAIQHLAGMRTAKYIVAINKDPDAPIFKVADYGIVGDLFEIVPRLTEEIRRLRSS from the coding sequence ATGCCCAGGATTCTCGCATTCGCCGAAGCTCGTGAGGGAACGATCCGGCCGGTGGCCCGGGAGGCGGTGGCTGCGGCGCGGGCGCTGGCAGCGGCCGGCGATGAGGTAGAGGCGGTGGTCCTGGGCGGCGCCGGCGTGGGCGGCGAAGCGGCCGGGCTGGGGAGCGTGGGCGCGAGCCGGGTGCACGTGGGCGAGAGCGATGCCCTGAAAGCATACTCGCCGGAGGCGTACACCACCGTGCTCGCCGGACTGGTACGATCGGGGGACTACCGGGCGGTGGTGTTTCCGGGTTCCGCCATGGGCAAGGATCTCGCGCCGCGGTTGGCGGCGAGGCTCGGGGCGGGCTACGCCTCCGACTGCACCGGGCTCGAGTTGGAGGGGGAGGAGGTGGTCGCCACCCGGCCGCGCTACGCGGGGAAGGTGTTCGCCAGGGAGCGCATCACGGGATCGCCTGCCGTCGTGACGGTGCGGGGCAATGCCTTCGCGGTCGAGGAGGGGTCGGGGAGCGCCGAGGTCGTGCCGCTGGACCTGTCTCTGAGGGAGGCGGATTTTGGGGCGATTGTCTGCGAGGTACGCTCGGGCGCGGCGGCCAAGCTCGATGTCGCCGAAGCACCCATTGTGGTCTCGGGCGGCCGGGGCCTGCGCGACCCCGCCAACTTCAAGTTGCTGGAGGAGCTGGCCGAAGTGCTCGGGAACGCGGCCGTAGGAGCGTCGCGCGCGGTGGTAGATGCCGGGTGGCGACCGCACTCTGACCAGGTGGGTCAGACGGGAAAGACCGTCGCGCCGCAGCTGTACTTCGCCATCGGGATCTCCGGCGCCATCCAGCACCTCGCCGGCATGCGCACTGCCAAGTACATCGTGGCGATCAACAAGGACCCGGACGCCCCGATCTTCAAGGTCGCTGACTACGGCATCGTGGGTGACCTCTTCGAGATCGTTCCCAGGCTGACGGAGGAGATCCGGCGGCTCCGGAGCTCGTGA
- a CDS encoding valine--tRNA ligase, whose amino-acid sequence MEASLPAQYNPNETEGALYSWWMEQGFFRADANTSREPYTIVIPPPNVTAVLHMGHGLNNTIQDVLIRWRRMQGREALWQPGTDHAGIATQNVVERRLANEGRSRFDLGREAFVNEVWKFVEETGNTILEQLRAIGCSCDWQRTRFTLDEGLSRAVREVFVRLYEKGLIYRGNYIINWCPRCLTALSDEEAEPEETDGKLYHLRYPLATPSNSGSLPTLPDGREYLVVATTRPETMLGDVAVAVHPEDGRYSAVVGAEVDLPLTGRRIPVLADDFVDPEFGTGAVKITPAHDPNDFDMGRRHGLEAIDVMTPEASLSDRAPEQFRGLDRFAARAAVVEALQAAGLVEKIEAHRHAVPHCYRCNTVVEPRLSEQWFVKMKPLAEPALAAAREGRLRFIPDRWTKVYEHWMENIRDWCISRQLWWGHRIPVWYCQNSDCGEMVVAREDPDVCPRCGGALVQDPDVLDTWFSSWLWPFSTLGWPDETPDLQKFYPTQTLVTAPEILFFWVARMVMAGIEFRGEVPFSDVLLHGTVRDHLGRKMSKSLGNGIDPLDVVQRYGADALRYTLVSGMGVGADVLLNYEDLDSTFAPGRNFANKLWNIGRFALMNLGNEPVEDLDDVVGSLELADRWILSRLNRAVEEVTDRLERFRLNEAALTGYNFFWGELADWYLEVIKPRLRGEMGDASRAAARATLVRVVDNALRLLHPITPFITETVWQKLPRRQGQAPSIMVSEWPQAEARWRDSEAEARFGQLQEVIATVRNLRAEYGIQPGTRVRLRVSDSSGELSRLLADSARALADLARVEEVTEGTGLGSIGASAVLRSGAELFLPLEGVIDLEKERARLRAELERTISLATSARKRLENQNFVSRAPAEVVEREREKLASVEEQRGKLERALRALEGQG is encoded by the coding sequence ATGGAAGCGTCGCTCCCGGCACAGTACAACCCGAATGAGACCGAGGGGGCCCTCTATTCCTGGTGGATGGAGCAGGGCTTCTTCCGTGCCGACGCGAATACCAGCCGCGAGCCGTACACCATCGTCATCCCCCCGCCCAACGTCACCGCAGTCCTGCACATGGGCCACGGCCTGAACAACACGATTCAGGACGTGCTCATTCGCTGGCGGCGTATGCAGGGGCGCGAGGCGCTCTGGCAGCCGGGAACCGACCACGCCGGAATCGCCACTCAGAACGTGGTGGAGCGGCGGCTGGCCAACGAAGGCCGCAGCCGCTTCGACCTCGGTCGCGAAGCGTTCGTGAACGAGGTCTGGAAGTTCGTGGAGGAGACCGGCAACACCATCCTGGAGCAGCTACGGGCGATCGGGTGCTCATGCGATTGGCAGCGCACCCGCTTCACCCTCGACGAGGGGCTCTCGCGCGCGGTGCGCGAGGTGTTCGTGCGGCTGTACGAGAAGGGGTTGATCTACCGGGGCAACTACATCATCAACTGGTGCCCCCGCTGCCTGACCGCCCTCTCGGACGAAGAGGCGGAGCCGGAGGAGACGGACGGCAAGCTCTACCATCTTCGCTATCCCCTGGCGACTCCCTCGAACAGCGGGTCGCTACCCACCCTGCCGGACGGCCGCGAGTACCTCGTCGTGGCGACCACGCGACCGGAGACGATGCTCGGTGACGTGGCCGTGGCGGTGCACCCCGAAGATGGTAGGTACTCGGCCGTGGTCGGAGCCGAGGTGGATCTGCCGCTCACCGGCCGCCGCATTCCTGTGCTGGCGGACGATTTCGTCGACCCCGAGTTCGGTACCGGCGCGGTGAAGATCACCCCCGCCCACGATCCGAACGACTTCGATATGGGGCGGCGTCACGGCCTCGAGGCGATCGACGTCATGACGCCCGAGGCGTCCCTGAGCGACCGCGCCCCGGAGCAGTTCCGCGGGCTCGATCGCTTCGCCGCGCGGGCCGCGGTCGTCGAGGCGCTCCAGGCGGCGGGGCTTGTGGAGAAGATCGAGGCGCACCGGCACGCGGTGCCCCACTGCTACCGGTGCAACACGGTCGTCGAGCCGCGCCTTTCCGAGCAGTGGTTCGTCAAGATGAAGCCGCTGGCGGAGCCGGCGCTGGCGGCGGCGCGGGAGGGACGGCTGCGCTTCATCCCCGATCGCTGGACGAAGGTCTACGAGCACTGGATGGAGAACATCCGGGACTGGTGCATCTCCCGGCAGCTCTGGTGGGGGCACCGCATCCCGGTCTGGTACTGCCAGAACTCCGATTGCGGGGAAATGGTCGTGGCGCGCGAGGATCCGGATGTCTGCCCACGTTGCGGAGGGGCGCTCGTCCAGGATCCGGACGTGCTGGACACCTGGTTCTCCTCCTGGCTGTGGCCGTTCTCAACCCTCGGGTGGCCCGACGAAACGCCCGACCTGCAGAAGTTCTACCCGACCCAGACCCTCGTCACCGCCCCGGAGATCCTGTTCTTCTGGGTGGCGCGGATGGTCATGGCCGGGATCGAGTTCCGCGGCGAGGTTCCTTTCTCCGACGTGCTGCTGCACGGCACGGTGCGCGACCACCTCGGCCGGAAAATGTCCAAGTCTCTGGGCAACGGGATCGATCCGCTCGACGTGGTGCAGAGGTACGGCGCGGATGCCCTGCGCTACACGCTCGTATCCGGCATGGGGGTCGGCGCCGACGTCCTGCTCAACTACGAGGACCTCGATTCCACCTTCGCCCCGGGGCGGAACTTCGCGAACAAGCTCTGGAACATCGGCCGGTTCGCGCTGATGAACCTCGGCAACGAGCCCGTGGAAGACCTGGACGACGTCGTGGGCTCGCTCGAGCTGGCCGACCGATGGATCCTCTCGCGCCTGAACCGGGCGGTGGAGGAGGTGACCGATCGGCTGGAGCGCTTCCGCTTGAACGAGGCGGCGCTGACGGGCTACAACTTCTTCTGGGGCGAGCTGGCCGACTGGTATCTGGAGGTCATCAAGCCGCGGTTGCGCGGCGAGATGGGCGATGCCAGCCGCGCGGCGGCTCGTGCCACCCTGGTCCGGGTGGTGGACAACGCCCTCCGTCTGTTGCATCCGATCACGCCGTTCATCACCGAGACGGTGTGGCAGAAGCTGCCGCGCCGGCAGGGGCAGGCTCCCTCCATCATGGTCTCCGAGTGGCCGCAGGCGGAGGCTCGCTGGCGCGATTCTGAGGCGGAGGCGCGGTTCGGCCAGCTCCAGGAGGTGATCGCGACCGTGCGGAACCTGCGGGCGGAGTACGGCATCCAGCCCGGTACGCGGGTGCGTCTACGGGTGAGTGACTCGAGCGGTGAGCTCTCGCGCCTCCTCGCCGACAGTGCGCGCGCGCTGGCCGACCTGGCCCGGGTGGAAGAAGTGACGGAGGGGACGGGATTGGGGTCGATCGGCGCGAGCGCGGTGCTGCGCTCCGGGGCCGAGCTGTTCCTGCCGCTGGAAGGTGTCATCGACCTGGAGAAGGAGCGCGCGCGCCTGCGAGCGGAGCTGGAGCGCACGATCTCTCTCGCCACGAGCGCGCGGAAGCGACTGGAGAACCAGAACTTCGTCTCCCGAGCTCCCGCCGAGGTGGTGGAGCGAGAGCGCGAGAAGCTGGCGAGCGTGGAGGAGCAGCGCGGCAAGCTGGAGAGAGCGCTTCGCGCCCTGGAGGGTCAGGGGTGA
- a CDS encoding Ig-like domain-containing protein, with the protein MIGGWRSLRRAALLLVLVACAQIEPPPGGPEDRSPPQLVMQQPDTLAVVPGWNRPVIFRFDERISEQQVEQSVMVSPRTSPVVVDRGSREIRVSLRRGWQPNTIYQVTVRPQIQDLFNNRIREPLQIVFSTGPEIPQTRFAGIVRDRITGEPTVDARVEAIRTADSLVYAVPSDSTGRFEFAYVPEGEYMIRAYSDNNLNRSPDSFEPRDSLTATISIADTAAVEAPVELSVVLPDSTPPKIASARLAGERRVEVRFDDYLDPAQELQPGSVTLTGPDSTSVAIDTVTIGEPPEEEAPDTAAAPAPGAEPAQPPAAAPDTAAAQPGAEPAPPPVAAPDTAAPDTAADTAGAAADTARVLPSQLLVIRLPEGVQLTPEAKYTVAVTGVRNVVGLTGDSQAEFTAEPPSVEEAGEPEPEAPADDVPDAEPEEQPEPGPSADAVPDTEPDPEPEPIIP; encoded by the coding sequence GTGATCGGTGGTTGGCGTTCACTGCGGCGCGCGGCGTTGCTGCTGGTGCTGGTCGCATGCGCGCAGATCGAGCCGCCGCCAGGAGGGCCCGAGGACCGGTCGCCGCCTCAACTTGTCATGCAGCAGCCGGACACCCTGGCAGTGGTTCCAGGGTGGAACCGGCCGGTGATCTTCCGCTTCGACGAGCGCATCTCGGAGCAGCAGGTGGAGCAGTCGGTGATGGTGTCGCCCCGTACCAGCCCGGTGGTGGTGGATCGGGGCTCGCGCGAGATCCGGGTCTCGCTGCGACGTGGCTGGCAGCCCAACACCATCTACCAGGTCACCGTGCGGCCGCAGATCCAGGACCTGTTCAATAACAGGATCCGCGAACCGCTGCAGATCGTCTTCTCCACCGGCCCCGAGATTCCGCAGACCCGATTCGCGGGGATCGTGCGCGATCGGATCACCGGCGAGCCGACGGTCGATGCTCGCGTGGAGGCCATCCGTACCGCGGATTCGCTCGTCTACGCCGTGCCGTCCGATAGCACAGGCCGGTTCGAGTTCGCCTACGTGCCGGAAGGGGAGTACATGATCCGGGCGTACTCGGACAACAACCTCAACCGGAGTCCGGACTCGTTCGAGCCGCGGGACAGCCTGACGGCAACGATCTCGATCGCCGATACGGCGGCGGTCGAGGCGCCGGTAGAGCTGAGCGTCGTGCTTCCCGACAGCACGCCTCCGAAGATCGCTTCCGCACGACTGGCTGGAGAGCGTCGGGTGGAGGTTCGTTTCGACGACTATCTCGACCCGGCCCAGGAACTCCAGCCGGGATCCGTGACCCTCACCGGTCCGGATAGCACTTCGGTGGCCATCGACACCGTGACGATCGGTGAGCCGCCGGAGGAGGAAGCGCCAGATACCGCCGCTGCCCCAGCGCCCGGCGCTGAGCCTGCCCAGCCGCCCGCGGCCGCACCGGACACTGCTGCCGCTCAGCCCGGGGCGGAGCCTGCTCCGCCGCCGGTGGCAGCGCCCGACACCGCGGCGCCGGACACCGCCGCCGACACGGCCGGGGCCGCGGCCGACACGGCTCGCGTGCTCCCGTCGCAGCTGCTCGTTATACGGCTGCCGGAAGGGGTGCAGCTCACTCCAGAGGCCAAGTACACAGTTGCGGTGACGGGCGTACGGAACGTCGTGGGACTCACGGGTGACTCGCAGGCGGAGTTCACCGCTGAGCCTCCCTCCGTCGAGGAGGCGGGGGAGCCGGAACCGGAAGCGCCAGCGGATGACGTTCCCGACGCCGAGCCGGAGGAGCAGCCCGAGCCGGGCCCGTCGGCGGACGCCGTGCCTGATACCGAACCGGATCCAGAACCTGAACCGATCATACCATGA
- a CDS encoding enoyl-ACP reductase encodes MTESSPLAGLLKGKKGLVVGVANQNSIAWACARALHGAGMELAFTFQGETMRERVRKTTAELGEPILYDLDVQRDDQIESVFAEVRERWGQLDFLLHSVAFAPRAAMANPFIETTRADFLTAHDVSAYSLVALTRAAAPIMPEGGSIVTMTYYGSEKAVPGYNVMGVAKAALEAAVRYLAVDLGPRGIRINAVSAGAVNTLAARGVAHFRELLKITAERSPLRRAIEVDEVGNATLFLASPLSTGMTGETMYVDAGFHITAG; translated from the coding sequence ATGACTGAATCCAGCCCGCTCGCCGGCCTCCTGAAGGGCAAGAAGGGCCTCGTCGTCGGCGTTGCGAATCAGAACTCCATCGCGTGGGCCTGCGCGCGTGCGCTGCACGGCGCTGGGATGGAGCTCGCCTTCACCTTCCAGGGGGAGACGATGCGGGAGCGGGTCCGGAAGACCACCGCCGAGCTGGGCGAGCCCATACTGTACGATCTGGACGTGCAGCGCGACGACCAGATCGAGAGTGTCTTCGCCGAGGTGAGGGAGCGCTGGGGGCAGCTCGACTTCCTCCTGCACTCCGTCGCCTTTGCGCCCAGGGCGGCCATGGCGAACCCCTTCATCGAGACTACGCGCGCTGACTTCCTGACCGCGCACGATGTCTCCGCTTACTCGTTGGTGGCGCTCACGCGGGCGGCCGCCCCGATCATGCCGGAAGGCGGCAGCATCGTGACGATGACCTACTACGGCTCCGAGAAGGCGGTGCCGGGTTACAACGTCATGGGGGTGGCCAAGGCCGCGCTGGAGGCCGCGGTGCGATACCTCGCGGTGGACCTCGGGCCGCGCGGAATCCGCATCAATGCCGTCTCCGCGGGGGCGGTGAACACGCTCGCCGCCCGGGGCGTGGCCCACTTCCGCGAGCTCCTGAAGATCACCGCCGAGCGCTCTCCGCTGCGCCGCGCGATCGAGGTCGACGAAGTCGGCAACGCCACGCTCTTCCTGGCGTCGCCTCTCTCCACCGGGATGACCGGAGAGACCATGTACGTCGACGCGGGCTTCCACATCACGGCGGGGTGA
- a CDS encoding HAD family hydrolase — protein sequence MKTGRTAAFLDRDGTIVVDRDYPGDPDEVELIDGAAEAIRRLRENGILVLVVTNQSGIGRGLITEDDFRAVQARMESLLAHEDARLDGAYHCPHAPDRVPPCDCRKPAPGLYLRAAEEHGVDLARSYYVGDRLRDVLPGAEFGGRGYLIRGTEAVGEEDLPPGVQLVGSLLEATERLLANRV from the coding sequence GTGAAGACCGGCAGGACGGCCGCTTTTCTCGACCGCGATGGCACCATCGTGGTCGACCGCGATTATCCGGGCGACCCGGACGAGGTCGAGCTGATCGATGGTGCCGCCGAGGCGATTCGCCGGCTGCGCGAGAACGGGATCCTGGTCCTGGTGGTCACCAACCAGTCGGGTATCGGCCGCGGCCTCATCACCGAGGATGATTTTCGGGCAGTGCAGGCACGCATGGAGAGTCTCCTGGCGCACGAGGATGCCCGGCTGGACGGGGCATACCACTGCCCGCATGCGCCCGACCGGGTTCCTCCCTGCGACTGCCGCAAGCCGGCGCCGGGTCTGTACCTGCGTGCGGCGGAGGAGCACGGAGTCGACCTCGCACGCTCCTACTATGTCGGCGATCGGCTCCGCGACGTGCTGCCCGGCGCTGAATTCGGAGGTAGGGGCTACCTGATTCGTGGAACCGAGGCGGTGGGGGAGGAAGATCTCCCCCCCGGGGTGCAACTGGTAGGCTCCTTGCTCGAAGCCACGGAACGGTTGCTCGCCAACCGGGTTTAA
- the erpA gene encoding iron-sulfur cluster insertion protein ErpA: METQNAAGITVTPTAVAEVRRYMEENGASEDSGLRVGVLPGGCSGFQYGLNIEEEPAEDDLVLESNGLRLFVDPFSMQYLGGVEIDYVSTFQGSGFTFNNPNATGGCGCGSSFTV; this comes from the coding sequence ATGGAGACTCAGAACGCTGCTGGGATCACGGTAACCCCCACGGCCGTTGCCGAGGTTCGGCGTTATATGGAGGAGAACGGCGCCAGCGAGGACTCCGGCCTGCGGGTCGGTGTGCTTCCGGGAGGCTGCTCCGGCTTCCAGTACGGCCTCAACATCGAAGAGGAGCCGGCCGAGGACGATCTGGTGCTCGAGTCGAACGGGCTCCGTCTCTTCGTGGACCCGTTCAGCATGCAGTATCTCGGCGGCGTCGAGATCGACTACGTCAGCACGTTCCAGGGCTCGGGTTTCACCTTCAATAATCCGAACGCCACGGGTGGCTGTGGCTGTGGCAGCTCGTTCACGGTCTGA
- the nadA gene encoding quinolinate synthase encodes MIHLADALRTPLDYARLPHEELVDRIAARKAELNAVILGHNYQRVEIQAVSDFLGDSLGLSQEAAETDADVIVFCGVHFMAETAKILSPQKMVLMPDLRAGCPMADFVTADGLRQLKTRLPEAAVVSYVNSTAEVKAESDICCTSSNAVKVVESFAPDRTILFVPDRNLARYAAQRSGRAYLTTTELSREDVDVPPGAIVAWDGYCYVHDDLVLDELAQARAKYPDAKVVIHPEARRELLDEADYVSSTSKMVEIAEQHDTLIIGTERGLIDRLKQRFPEKTLIPLSGAAICGNMKMNTLAKLAWSLDHQQHEIVLDEEVRSRAEQSLRRMLELSGGWKAPSAEEAALEEAGVRRSGCGCA; translated from the coding sequence TTGATTCATCTAGCCGACGCACTGCGCACCCCGCTGGACTACGCGAGGCTTCCGCACGAGGAGCTCGTTGATCGCATCGCCGCGCGGAAGGCGGAGCTGAACGCCGTCATCCTGGGTCACAACTACCAGCGCGTGGAGATCCAGGCGGTCAGCGACTTTCTCGGCGACTCCCTGGGGCTTTCACAGGAAGCCGCCGAGACGGATGCCGACGTGATCGTCTTCTGCGGTGTGCACTTCATGGCGGAAACCGCCAAGATCCTGTCGCCGCAGAAGATGGTGCTGATGCCCGACCTCCGTGCGGGCTGTCCGATGGCGGATTTCGTGACCGCCGACGGCCTGCGCCAGCTCAAGACGCGGCTGCCGGAGGCCGCCGTAGTCTCCTATGTGAACTCGACGGCGGAGGTCAAGGCGGAGTCCGACATCTGCTGCACCTCCTCCAATGCGGTGAAGGTGGTCGAATCGTTCGCGCCGGACCGCACCATCCTCTTCGTGCCCGATCGCAACCTCGCGCGCTACGCCGCGCAGCGTAGCGGCCGTGCCTACCTGACCACCACGGAGCTGTCGCGAGAGGATGTGGATGTACCCCCCGGGGCCATCGTCGCGTGGGACGGATACTGCTACGTTCACGATGATCTGGTCCTGGACGAGCTGGCCCAGGCACGCGCGAAGTATCCCGACGCCAAGGTGGTGATCCACCCGGAGGCGCGGCGCGAGCTTCTCGACGAAGCCGACTATGTCTCTTCCACCTCGAAGATGGTGGAGATCGCCGAGCAGCACGACACGCTGATCATCGGCACCGAACGCGGCCTCATCGATCGGTTGAAGCAGCGCTTCCCCGAGAAGACGCTGATTCCGCTCTCGGGCGCGGCGATCTGCGGTAACATGAAGATGAACACGCTCGCGAAGCTCGCCTGGTCGCTCGACCACCAGCAACACGAGATCGTGCTCGACGAGGAGGTGCGGTCGCGCGCGGAGCAGTCGCTCCGGCGCATGCTCGAGCTCTCTGGCGGCTGGAAGGCGCCGAGCGCCGAGGAGGCGGCACTGGAGGAGGCCGGTGTTCGACGGAGCGGTTGCGGCTGCGCATGA
- a CDS encoding MBL fold metallo-hydrolase → MSGDIIVRSFSGGVFNQNGFLVSCAGTRASILVDPGAAVARMLDAAETSRLSVEAIVLTHAHIDHVEGVAAARRATAAPIWLHREDRQLYESVPLQAQWFGVQVEPLPEVDHFYDDGDLVEFGDCSLTVRFTPGHAPGHVILVGDGLALVGDCVFNGSIGRTDLPGGDLATLMRSIREKILTLPDETVLYPGHGPETTVGHERVSNPFLIPNYGGGSFA, encoded by the coding sequence ATGAGTGGTGACATCATCGTCCGCTCGTTCAGCGGGGGCGTCTTCAACCAGAACGGCTTCCTGGTCTCCTGCGCCGGAACACGCGCCTCGATCCTGGTGGACCCGGGCGCAGCGGTCGCTCGGATGCTCGACGCGGCCGAGACGTCACGCCTCAGCGTGGAGGCGATCGTCCTCACCCACGCTCACATCGATCACGTCGAAGGCGTTGCAGCGGCCCGGCGGGCCACCGCGGCGCCGATCTGGCTCCACCGCGAGGATCGGCAGCTCTACGAGTCCGTGCCCCTCCAGGCGCAGTGGTTCGGGGTGCAGGTGGAGCCGCTTCCGGAGGTCGACCACTTCTACGACGATGGTGACCTCGTCGAGTTCGGCGACTGCTCGCTGACGGTTCGCTTCACCCCCGGGCACGCGCCCGGCCACGTGATCCTGGTGGGAGACGGCCTCGCCCTGGTGGGGGACTGCGTGTTCAACGGATCGATCGGGCGCACCGATCTGCCGGGCGGTGACCTGGCCACGCTGATGCGCTCGATCCGGGAGAAGATCCTCACTCTCCCCGACGAGACCGTGCTCTACCCCGGGCACGGCCCCGAGACCACGGTGGGTCACGAGCGGGTCAGCAATCCCTTCCTCATCCCCAACTATGGTGGCGGGAGCTTCGCCTGA
- the purN gene encoding phosphoribosylglycinamide formyltransferase, whose protein sequence is MPVRIAVLASGGGTNLQALIDRFHSGQEAPARVELVVASRPGIGALARAEKAGIPSVVLPPAETPGSHLLELLERYRIDLVVLAGYLRQVPDEVVAAYRRRMLNVHPALLPAFGGKGMYGMHVHRAVLASGVKVTGATVHLVDEHYDEGPILAQWPVPVLPGDDPETLAARVLRVEHLLLPLAVEAYACGGPPAPMTDPLAFELLGIERPSVDSVARLAAATCKPVSGE, encoded by the coding sequence ATGCCGGTCCGAATTGCGGTCCTCGCCTCGGGCGGAGGTACGAACCTGCAGGCGCTGATCGACCGCTTCCATTCGGGGCAGGAGGCCCCGGCACGGGTCGAGCTGGTCGTGGCGAGCCGCCCGGGAATCGGTGCGCTTGCGCGCGCCGAGAAGGCCGGGATCCCGAGCGTGGTTCTCCCCCCAGCCGAGACGCCCGGCTCGCACCTTCTCGAGCTGCTGGAGCGGTATCGCATCGACCTGGTGGTGCTCGCCGGCTATCTACGGCAGGTGCCAGACGAAGTGGTCGCGGCCTACCGCCGTCGGATGCTGAACGTCCATCCCGCCCTCCTGCCCGCTTTCGGCGGCAAGGGGATGTACGGGATGCACGTTCACCGGGCGGTACTCGCCTCCGGGGTGAAGGTGACCGGCGCGACGGTCCACCTCGTGGACGAGCACTACGACGAAGGGCCGATCCTGGCGCAGTGGCCGGTGCCGGTGCTCCCGGGCGATGACCCGGAGACGCTGGCGGCGCGCGTCCTCCGCGTGGAGCACCTGCTGCTTCCATTGGCGGTCGAGGCGTATGCCTGTGGTGGACCGCCGGCGCCAATGACCGACCCGCTCGCGTTCGAGCTGCTGGGAATCGAGCGCCCGAGCGTGGATTCCGTCGCGCGCCTCGCGGCCGCGACCTGCAAACCTGTTTCTGGTGAATAA